In the genome of Methanococcus voltae, the window ATTCATTGAAAGTGTCATTGCAAGAGCTACCCTTTGCTTCTCACCGGAACTTAAATTAGCTGGTTTTCTGTCTAACGTGTGCTCTATTTTTAATAATTTTGCAATATTTTCAATTTTTTCATCTGTTTTTGACTTAATATCTTTTTTAGATTTTAATTTACTTTTCATTTTTTCAAAATAACTTAATGACTTTGAACTTGTTTCATTATTTTTATCGTTATTTTTAGTTTTATCTGTAGTATCCTCTCGAGTATGAATTTTAACGTCCTGAGGATTCTCCATCCCTTTCATGGCCATATCGTTATAGGTATCTGCATATAAAGCCTCTAAGGTATGTTTGTACCCAAAACCTATGTTTTCTCGTACTGTGAGGTGAGGAAATAAATAGTTTCCGTTACAGAGCAATATTTTTCGCTTGTTTATTTCTTTGTTGGTTATATCCTCGCCATCTAAATATATAATGCCTTCGTCAGGTTCTCTAAAACCTGCTAATAGTTCCAATAATGTTGTTTTACCACTGCCACTTAAACCCACAAGTACACAATAATCATGATCCTCTATTTCCAAATTATCAATTGTTAGGGTAAAGTCGGATAATTTCTTTTTTAAATTCTTTATTTGTATCATTTAAACACCGATTACTGCATTTATCAAATTAATTAAGTTATTTTATTTTTAATTATTTATTACTATTCTTAGTATTATTCTTAGTATTATTATGTTCGTAGTATTATTTGTATATTTTCAATAATTAAGCTTAATTGTAAATTTTAAAAATTAGAAATTCTGCATATTCTATATATGGTATTGTAAAATAGATAGATGTGATAGGTATGGAATATGAGGGTAGAGAATATAATAAAAGTAAATGAGTAATTATTCACTACCATATGCACAAAATCGTTCTATCGGGTATAGTTTAGCAAAACCTGCTACAGTTGTACCGTAAAAAATTATTTTCTTACCGTATTTTTCGGCTAAATTTATTAACTCGATTATGGTGCCGTTTGCGGTTGTACTACCAGTAGCAAGTACTACGTCGGAGTTTTTTACTAAATACTCGTTCATATCTGCGTGCATAACAAATATTTCGTTTTTCATCCTTCCAATATTATTCACATCTAAATCTGTGTTCATAACATTTTCAGCGCCGAAAGTCTTGACCATTTGCTTAATTATAGCAGGATGATATCCAATAATCCCTATTTTTAAATTATCTTTGCAATCGTAAGTCTTTATAAGGTATTTTGATAACTCTTCAGCACATTTTTCAGGATCAGAACCTTCACAATGTTTTGTTCTATCGGTTTTTTTCAAGTGTTCCATTACTGCGTTAAAAGTTGCGAGTATCTTTTGATTATCGTCGGATTCAATTACTTCTAAAATCGTTCCATTAAATTCAGCTAGATTTTCCAAAGTTGTGAATGCGTCGCCAACAGAATTTTTAAAGAATGCACGTAATAAAAATTCCTTACCATTTAAAAGAGGATAATCTTTAACGTTTTTAGTATCTAAATTTACATTTATTGGTTTTATTTCAATTTCTTCATTTAAAAGATTGTTTTCTTCGCATAATTTTGATAATACTTCTTTTAAAGTTTTTTGTAAATCAAAATTCTCATCTTTTATTTGGGGGGTTTCAATTTTCATAATAATACCATCCGTTAGCTAATAAGGTGCATATTTTGCATATTGCATATTTGCACTTATGTGTAAAATACCATATTATCTTATATTTTCATAATACATATAGCTTTTTAATGTATCTTTTCAGATAGCTTTTTAAATTTGTTAAATCATTGAATAACTTTTAATAACTTTTAATAACTTTTATTTAAAATTATAAAATAGAATATTTTGATATTTTGATAGTTTTATACCTTTTTGTAATTATTGGTATAATTATTGGTATTATCGCCATCATTAATATTAATAATACTAATTTAATATTTTGAACCATAATTGGCTATTGTACGAATAGTCAATAATATAATCAGTGCAACCATCAAGAATACAAAAGCAATTGTTAATGCCATATCTATGTTTCCAAGAGATATGTTTAAGAAAACTGCCACAGGGAGCGTTTCCGTTTTCATTTTTGTAGCTCCTGCAACCATCATTGTTGCACCAAACTCACCAATACTTCTTGCCCATGCTAAAAACATTCCTGCTAATATGCCATTTTTAGCCATCGGGAGGCTTATTTTAAAGAAACTTTCGACTTTCCCCGCACCTAAACTTTGAGCTATGTACTCATATTTCGAATCTATCTTTTCGAAAACGGATTTTGAGGTTCTAACAATAAAAGGAGTTGCTACGAAAAATTGTGCAACTATGACGCCCTTTGGCGTAAATAATATTCCTTTTAACTGTTCAGATATCGCCTGACCAAAAATTGTGTTTCCAAAAAATACCAAAAGTGCAAATCCAGAAATTAATGGAGGAATTACAACAGGGACTTCGACCATTGCATCTATGAGATTTTTGCCCCTAAAATCGTACCTTGCAAGGGCATAAGCTGCAGGAACGCCAATTATTAAGCCCAATGTGGTTGCTATCGAAGCAGTCATTAAGCTAAATTGTATTGCGAACTGCACCTCGCTTGAAAAAATAGCCATTTCCAAGGTTTCAGGCGTAACACTTCCCAGTATGGAAAGTAATACGAATAAAACCATTGATATAAATACGGACATTAAAAGCATTGATGAAAACTTTAAAGAATCATTTATAAATCTCATAACTATCCCTGTTTGCCTTACCATTTTACAATAATATATAATTAATATTATTTTGTTTTTTAGCGTTTTACTTTATTTTACGTTATATTACGTTATTTCCAGATTATTTCTTAAGTTATTTTTAATTTAATTTATCTCATCGTATTTTTGTGTTCATATTTTGTGTTTGTGTAAATTTTAAAAAATTTTAATGAATAAATTTCGTAATTTAAAATAAAAAAATAAGACAAATAGAATATATGGAGTAAATTAAATGAAAAATAGCCAATAATGTAGCATATCGACTATTCCCACCATCTGTTAATTAATCGTGTTATTATTTCCCAGTATTATTTGTTAATTTGGATATAGTGACCAAATAAATTGCTAAATCTTATTTAATACCATAATGTGTGATATGTGAATAATTTAAGTTAATTCAATTAGTGTGATGTATGTTTAGATGTTATTAACCCTAATAATAACTCATTTATAATTATTTAGATATAACGGTGATTAATCCTTACAAGTCCCCTAAAAATGTAAGAATTGTTTAATGTGACATTTAATATATTGTATGGATTTTATGGATTTTATATAAATTTTGTTAGTATGATTATTTTATATATTTTATAATTTGTTTAATTCTTAGTTATTTGTATCATTTAATAAGATAAATCCATTCTTTTCAAATATTGGCAATCCTTCAGTTACTATGAAATTGTAGAATTTTTCAGTATTTGGATTGTCTGAAGTTGTTAAGATTGCTACAGGTATTGTTTTTATTGTATTGTATTTTGGGTCTATATCGATAACATCGACTTCATCACTTCTTGAAAGTGCGTCAGCCCTCCATACAACAGCTGCATCCGCTTGTTTTTGACATACATACATTAATGTTTGTTTAACAGTACCTGCTTCTACCAAAGTATTTTCTTTAACTTTAGAAGTTATGTTTAAACCTTTAGTTTCAGCTTTAGCTAATATCTTATTGAATGTTTTTCCTATCGCAATACTTTTTTCTCCGAGTGATAATTTAACACCATCTTTTGCTAAATCATCTAAACATTGGATATTTTTAGGATTTCCTTTTTGTACTGCAATTACTGGAACGTGTTTTGTTATATTCTCGTATTTTGCAACATAACCTTTTGATTCTTGTAATTTGAAGATATATGAACTGTCTCCCGGCATGAAAATGTCTCCCGAATTTGAGGCAACAATTTTTGAATACAAAGCACCACTACCACTGTAATCATATTCTATTTTAACGCCATATTTTTGTTCGTAAACTTCTGCAATTTCATCCATTGGTATCTGCATACCTGCACCTACTAATGCTCTAATAGGTTCTGAACTCCCCGTACTTTGAGTTTGGGGGTTATCATTTGCGCCCGTATCCGACATACATCCTGAAAATGCTGTCATTGTTACTACAGACAAGACTAATAATACTAAAAAACTAAGTTTAGCATAATTAGTCTTTTTTTGTGTTATATTTTCGCCATTAGTATTTTTATTATGTTTAGTAGTCATATTATCCCTGATAATTATTTGATATATTGATAATTAACGAATATGGCATTAATTTCAATATAAAGTAAGTATTGTACAATATAGAACATATATGAACATATATTAAATTTTACGGTAAATTAATAGTAAATTCTTAGATTGATAATTTGATAAATTTGTTAAATTTATTTTTAAATTTTTTTAAATTTTTTAAGTATTGATTATCAAATATACAAATGCCCTTACACCTGTATACTACTCAGTACATTAGAAATTTTTATTGCTATTAATCATTTGAGATTACCATTTTAAAAATTTCGTAATTAAATATACTTACCTTCATATATAAATGTTTCTATTTTATATTTGCCATATTTGTTAAAATGTAATAGTAATATATTAACATTTTTATAGTATATAAATCATAAGTAATTACACTTCGACATGTAAATCTAAAACATAATTAACTATAAGTAATCTCGTAACCAAATATAATTAACTTAAATATGTGGTGTATCTATAGAAATATGATAATACGGATAATAATTAATGATAATTAATGATACCTAATTATATCTAGTAATAATAATGAAAATAGGATATGAAAATAGGATATGCCTAAATTAAACTATAATAATTCCAATAATTATGTGATAAAATGATATCAATCGATGAATTAAACAAAATATTACAAACTAAATTTAAAAACCAAAAAACTGAAAAGATAGTTATCGACGACTCATTTAATAGAGTTATTGCGGAAGATGTTTATTCAACTATTGCAGTTCCACCCTACAATAAATCAAATATGGATGGTTTTGCAGTTAGTGAAAAATCAGACGAATACTTGATGATTGATGAGATCCATGCAGGAGATAACAGAGATTTAAAAATCAAAGGTAAAGAATGCACATGGGTTGCTACAGGTGCAAAATTACCTGAAGGTACCAACTACATAATCCCTGTTGAATATTTAGGTATTGAAACGGAGGAAATGGCTGGCTACATTACAAAAAATCAAAATAAAATTGTTTTAAACTTAAATGAAGATGAAAACCTCATTTTAAAAAATTCATACTTGTCAAATGACCCCTTTGAAGAAAACCACATTGTTAAAAAAGGTATTGACATAAATGAAGGTCAATTACTCCTTAAAAAAGGTACTAAAATCAATGAACGAAACATTGGATTATTAGCTTCAGCAGGCGTGAAAGAGCTAACTGCATACAAACTTCCTAAAGTAGGTATTATATCAACAGGCGACGAATTAAAATTAATAAACGATGTTAATTCAAAAACTATAGGCAATACAGTTAAAAAAGCCGGTTGTGAACCTAAATTTTTGGGTGTTTCAAAAGATGATTTTGAAGAATTAAGGGAACTTGTTAAAACAGCATTAAATGAATATGATGTAGTTATAACATCTGGCGGAGTTTCTCGAGGTAAAAAAGATTTTACAAAACGAGTTATTGAAGATTTAGGTGATGTATTAGTACATAGGGCTAAAATAAAGCCTGGAATGCCTATTCTATTGGGTGAAGCTTTAGATGAAAATAACTGTAACAAACCATTGATATGTATGCCTGGAAACGTTACATCTTGCGTAATAATCGCTGAAGTTGTAGTTTATCCGTTTTTAAAGAGTCTTATGTATGAAAGCATGGATAAACATATCAAACAGTTTAAAATATCTGAAGAATTATACTCTCAATTTGACAGAACTGTTTATATGCCCGTTAGAATTGAAGATGGAGTTGCATATCCAACTTTTGAAGGTTCAAATATGATAAAATCCGTTGCATACGCCGATGGTCTTGTAGAAATTACGGACGATAAAAAATACAATAAAGATGAATTAGTTGACGTATGGATGCTTTAATTAATTTATATTCTTACATTATTTTCTTGTTTTTTATTTTATATTATTATTTTATATTATTATTTTATTTTATATTATTTTATATTATTATTTAATTTGCTATCTTGCGGTATTTTTCTTTTAACGAGTAAAAATACTTTATTTAATTTATTAATTGCCCCATTAATATTTCATTTAACAAAATATTTAAAGTTTGATATTCAAATATATTATTGTAAAAATATTTAGCATATTTTGAATAACTAAGGGATTTAATACAATAAAATACAATAAAATAGTTTGGAATTCGGGGTTAACTAATTTAAAATCAAAGTATAGATGTTCATTAGGGGTGTGGTTATGATAGACATAATAACAATGATAATTTGGTTGATAATGACATATATTATATATGTTGTTTTTGAGACGCTTTTCACGTGGCTAGGGACTAAATTGGTTAAAATAAACGTAGAGTTTAAACAGATAGTTTATGTTTCTGCCATTAAAGCACTTACTTATGTATTATTTGGTCTTATCCCTATCGTAGGTAGTTTATTGGGGATAATTGCTGCCGGATATATGAATAAAGAAATGTTTGAAGTCGATTGGAAAAATGGCTTTATTATTGAATTGCCTACGCTAGTATTCATATTAATTGCAATGCTTTTGGCAATAATATTTAATATTGTATTAATGTAATAACTAAATATACTCATTATTCTTTTTATATATTAGTTCAAACTAATAGTTTAGTATGGCTTTCTTAGTATAATTTTTATAATACTGATACATATTAACGATATGAACATTATAGCTTATAGCTTAAATTACAACTTATGAAATTTACAATTTTAAATATGTGATAAAATGGCATTAAAAAATGAAAAAGAAATTGAAAATAATCAAGATAATGAAGAAATTGAATACATAACTAAAGAAGAGTTATGGGAAACTTTTTTTAGATATAATCATGAAAAAGAAAAGAAAATGTTGAGATATGTTGATAAAACACTTGATGAGTATATAGAAATAAAAACTAAAAATGGAAAGGTTATTACCTCTGTAACCTTGGGGTTAGATGGCAAAATATTGGAAGGGGGTAAAAATAACCCACCGGAATTATGTAATAAAGCCATTATCTTAAAAGAATATCCTGTAGTCTATGATACAGATGTAATCGATAAGGTAGCTCGTAATAAAAATAAATACTTTCAAGTTATGCAAAACGAAAATAGATACAATACTTTTGACGTAAAAAATATTGATATGATTGAAGAGCTAACTAGACGATTTAAAGTAAATAGTAATCAATATAAAAATATTGTAAACTTTGAAATATACTATGGCGATAATTACATTAAAGAAGAAGAATAATTTTTAAATTATTATTTATCTTTTTATTATTTTAGTATATATTTGATTTTTTATGATTCTATGATGGTATTTTAGTTATTTTATTATTTTTATTTATATCATCTTTTAATTATTTAATTTGCAACGAATAGTTATTAGAAAATTTAATGATATGTTTATATATCTTAATAGCTAAGTAGTATATAACCAATATATTGTTGGTTAATCTCATCGTCATAATACTAGAATATTATAATATTTTATAATTTACAATTGTTTAAATTAATTTGGTGATTTTTTGATAGGCGTATGTATGAGAAATAAAAAACCGACAGAGTATAGTCATGTTAATGATTGGGGATTACATTTCAACCCAAACTTTGATATGTATACCAATGAAGTTAGTTCGGATATTTTTGGATTTCATGCGCCTATTGTAAATATGTCGTCAAATGAAGGAAAAAATAAGATGTTAGAAACTGTTGATTATGTATCTAACCAAGTTAAAAATAGTCAAAACATTCAAAACACCGCAGTTACTGAAACCTATTTGACTATTCACTTGCACAATGGCATACCTCCACAATATGATAAACTGGTAGAAAATCTAAAGAATATTGTTGAATACGCAAAAGAAAAAAATATCAAAGTTTGCGTTGAAAATCTTAGAAAAGGTTTTTCCTCAAATCCGCACAATATTCTAAAAGTTGTGGAGTACTGCGATTGTAACATAACAATGGACATCGGTCACATTAAATATGAAAATAGGCTTGATACCGTGGATTTATTTGCCGAATATATTCATAACGTACATGTGTATGAAAATGAAATTGACGGCAAACACATTGCTCCTAAAAATCTAGATAATTTAAAGCCCGTACTTGATAAATTATTAAACCATAAAAAAGATTTTTGGTTAGTTGAATTAATGGATGACAAATCCTGTCAAAACACAAAAAATATGTTGACAAATTATTTACTGGAATATTTTTAATTAAATTTTAATTAAATTGATATAACTTAGAATAAAATACATGTCACAAAATTTCTTCTTTTTTTAAAATAAATATAAAAAATAATAAACTTATACTAAAAAAATAAAAAAGGATTTTAGTTTTTCTTTAACCAATTTATTCTATTGCTGATAGTTTCTTCAAATTTTGAAGTTTTCGATTTTTTAGATTTTGATTTTCCATCTTTATCTTTTCTTTTTTCAAAATTTTTACCAGATTTATCCTTTAAATCTTCAGAATCTCCGTTTGAAGTTTTATCGGGTACATTTATAGATAATTCCCCAGTAGGTTCTTCTTCAAAAGTTGATTCGTGAAGTTCAGCCATTGCAGGATTTCTCTCTCGCTTTTTTTGCTCCAACTGCTGTTTATTTAACTCGAAATCTTCTTCTACTTTAATCACGTGGTCTGCAATATTTTGAATTGCCATACTAAAACCAGGTTCTGCACCGACTACGATAATACCAACCCCATTTTCCTTAGCTTTACGCATTGCAGGTAAAAAATCGGCATCTCTTGTCATATAAACAATGGTGTCTATGTTTTTATTGTGCACTAAATCGGTTCCGTCAACTGCCATTTCTACATCGACGTCGCCTGCAGATATTCTGGGCTCAAAACCTTGATTTGCAATTGCTTCAATCAATTTATCGGAAGCATATTGGTTTAGGTAAACTCTACCCACGACAATAGTACCAAATTGTTCTACTGCATCTCTTATTTTATCCAAATCCACGTTGAACTCTTTTCTAAGCATATTCGGCCCATCGATTAACAAGGCCATCTTGTTAGTCCCTTTTTTAGGATTTGGGGTTTTTACATAAAATTTTGTTAAAGTTCCTAATCTTTTCCACATAAATTCACCAATTTATAAATTTGATTTTTTACAATTGAACGATTACACTTAAATATAGCTAATTTATCAAAATATACTACATAAATGTAATATTGATTCGTTTTTTGTCGATATACGTATATTTATACATTTAATATGTATTATTAAGTATTTATAGCTAATTAAGTCAAATTTGCAATGTTTTTAATATTTGAACAACTAGCGTAAATATATTATACAATACCGTAAAATGCTAAATTATTTTATCAGATTATATAGTATTATAATTTATTATAATTTATTTTAAGTTATTATAATTTATTTTTAGTTATTTTTAGTTATTTTTAGTTATTTTAAATTATTCATCTTTTTCTTCCTTTTTAGATTTCAATAAATTTACGATGACTACCGTTACCAAAACTCCTGCAAATAATATCAATAATGCAATTAGTAAGTAATAACGCTCCGGGGTCATGTATACGGTAACTTCCTTATCTGCTACAGTACCTATTAAAACACGCTCTGCATCTAACGCAGTATCTGACGAAATATCTGAACTTGATTTGTTTACCCCAGATGTAGTTTTAATAACTATTCCATTTGAACTGGATTCAGAGTCACAGTCGTGTTCAACGATTAAATTGTGTTCACTAGCGTATTTTTCAAAGTGATCTTCAAAAAATTTCGATAAATAAATTTTTTCAGTCGCTCCTGCTGAAACTTTTATTGTACGTTTATCTGAATGGTTAATATCTAATCCATCAATTCCGATGAAATGAATACCTTCATTTAAAGTTTTATTAAATGAAACATTGCTTATTTTTTCCCCATCCACATATATAACAATATTTGGGTTTATTTTTGAATCCACGTTTGATTGAGTACCATTTGAAATAGAAGTTGAAGTTGAAGTTGAATTTGAAGTTGAAATATTCAAACTACGTAATATTGAAGGAGTTATATCATTTATAACCTCTATATTACCTTTTCCTTCGACAATAGTCATATGAAATTTTTTGGTCTGTGTATCGTAGATAAATTCGTCATCAGTGCATTTGGCGTCATTATCTTTATTAACCATCATATACTTTACAGTAGTATCTATTTCGTAAGTTCTTTTAGGAGTATTCCCCGCTGTACAGATCTTAAAATATGCAAATCTTGAAGAACCAGGCATTATTTGATATATGTTTCTAACATCCGGAGATATATTGATATATTTATCGTAATCTACCGTACTATCGGAACCCATTGCAGATATAACTGTAGAATATAGGGTTTCCGAACAATTCACTACTTTAAGGGAAACGTTTATATCATTAGCTACAGGAAATGAATTTGGCAAGTATACTTTAATAGATATTTCCTCAGAACTTCCTCGTTCGATTTGTAAGTCATCCGGCGCAGTAACATCCATACTATAGGCAGGTACTGCATTTATTGTAATTGCAAATAACAGAAATAACAGAAATAATGCCTTACATTTATCTTTTTTTACCATAATATCACAATAGCAAATTTTTGAGAATATAAGTAACGTAATTACATTGTAACTATCTATATTATAACCCTCAGATAGCTAACATATAATTACCTATTGTATATTATGT includes:
- a CDS encoding sugar phosphate isomerase/epimerase family protein translates to MRNKKPTEYSHVNDWGLHFNPNFDMYTNEVSSDIFGFHAPIVNMSSNEGKNKMLETVDYVSNQVKNSQNIQNTAVTETYLTIHLHNGIPPQYDKLVENLKNIVEYAKEKNIKVCVENLRKGFSSNPHNILKVVEYCDCNITMDIGHIKYENRLDTVDLFAEYIHNVHVYENEIDGKHIAPKNLDNLKPVLDKLLNHKKDFWLVELMDDKSCQNTKNMLTNYLLEYF
- a CDS encoding molybdopterin molybdotransferase MoeA — its product is MISIDELNKILQTKFKNQKTEKIVIDDSFNRVIAEDVYSTIAVPPYNKSNMDGFAVSEKSDEYLMIDEIHAGDNRDLKIKGKECTWVATGAKLPEGTNYIIPVEYLGIETEEMAGYITKNQNKIVLNLNEDENLILKNSYLSNDPFEENHIVKKGIDINEGQLLLKKGTKINERNIGLLASAGVKELTAYKLPKVGIISTGDELKLINDVNSKTIGNTVKKAGCEPKFLGVSKDDFEELRELVKTALNEYDVVITSGGVSRGKKDFTKRVIEDLGDVLVHRAKIKPGMPILLGEALDENNCNKPLICMPGNVTSCVIIAEVVVYPFLKSLMYESMDKHIKQFKISEELYSQFDRTVYMPVRIEDGVAYPTFEGSNMIKSVAYADGLVEITDDKKYNKDELVDVWML
- a CDS encoding ABC transporter permease, with the translated sequence MRFINDSLKFSSMLLMSVFISMVLFVLLSILGSVTPETLEMAIFSSEVQFAIQFSLMTASIATTLGLIIGVPAAYALARYDFRGKNLIDAMVEVPVVIPPLISGFALLVFFGNTIFGQAISEQLKGILFTPKGVIVAQFFVATPFIVRTSKSVFEKIDSKYEYIAQSLGAGKVESFFKISLPMAKNGILAGMFLAWARSIGEFGATMMVAGATKMKTETLPVAVFLNISLGNIDMALTIAFVFLMVALIILLTIRTIANYGSKY
- a CDS encoding Rossmann-like domain-containing protein; its protein translation is MKIETPQIKDENFDLQKTLKEVLSKLCEENNLLNEEIEIKPINVNLDTKNVKDYPLLNGKEFLLRAFFKNSVGDAFTTLENLAEFNGTILEVIESDDNQKILATFNAVMEHLKKTDRTKHCEGSDPEKCAEELSKYLIKTYDCKDNLKIGIIGYHPAIIKQMVKTFGAENVMNTDLDVNNIGRMKNEIFVMHADMNEYLVKNSDVVLATGSTTANGTIIELINLAEKYGKKIIFYGTTVAGFAKLYPIERFCAYGSE
- the modA gene encoding molybdate ABC transporter substrate-binding protein — its product is MTAFSGCMSDTGANDNPQTQSTGSSEPIRALVGAGMQIPMDEIAEVYEQKYGVKIEYDYSGSGALYSKIVASNSGDIFMPGDSSYIFKLQESKGYVAKYENITKHVPVIAVQKGNPKNIQCLDDLAKDGVKLSLGEKSIAIGKTFNKILAKAETKGLNITSKVKENTLVEAGTVKQTLMYVCQKQADAAVVWRADALSRSDEVDVIDIDPKYNTIKTIPVAILTTSDNPNTEKFYNFIVTEGLPIFEKNGFILLNDTNN